The region ACGGTCGGCACGCCCACGCAATTGCCGTAGCCGCCGATGCCATGCACCACACCGCTGATAAGATGCTTCATCTTCGGATGGTCGGGGCGGCCAAAGCGCAACGCGTTCATGTTCGCCACTGGCCGTGCGCCCATGGTGAAGACGTCGCGCAGGATGCCGCCCACGCCCGTCGCCGCGCCCTGATAGGGTTCGATGTAGCTTGGGTGGTTGTGGCTCTCCATCTTGAAAATCGCCGCTTGCCCGTCGCCGATATCGACGACGCCCGCATTTTCGCCCGGTCCGCAAATGACCTGGGGCCCTTCCGTGGGCAACTTCTTAAGATGGATGCGGCTGGATTTATAACTGCAATGTTCGGACCACATGACCGAGAAGATGCCGAGTTCGGTCAGATTCGGCTCGCGACCGAGGGCGTTCAGAACGCGATCATATTCTTCCGGCGACAGGCCATGTTCGGCGATGATTTCCGGGGTGATCTGAGGAGCTGCGGTTGACATGAGCGGGCCTTTAGCCGGGGCGCGTCTGATAGACAATCCTTGGCCAGCGCAAGTCGGAAAAACATGCTATCTTCATGCGCTGGATAACTGAGGGGATGTGCGGAAGATGGGATGGATGTTGTTGCCCCTGCGGCGCTACGCTCGCTTTTCCGGGCGATCGAGGCCGAGGGAATATTGGATGTTCATCCTGTTCCTGCTGCTTTGCTTTATCGCGATCGGCATGGTCGAGGGTGTGCTGGGCCTTAGCACCACCGAACATTGGGCGCAGCGTGGGCAATGGTGGTTCGACACCGGTTACAGAACGCGCGGCGGGCCACTGACCGGCCTTTTCGGGCTGGCGATGCTCATTCCATGGCTTGCCGTCGCCGTGCGTAGGCTGCACGATACGGGGCGCAGCGGCTTTTGGCTGCTGATAATGTTCGTCCCGCTTATCGGCAGCCTAGTCCTGCTGGTCTTTTTCATAATGAGCGGGACGCGAGGCCCCAACCGTTTTGGTCCAGACCCTGTTGAGGCGGGCGAGCCCGAATTCGCCCGCTCCTGAAGCGCATGAAAAAGGCCGGGCTCCAAAGGGGCCCGGCCGGAAGCGAATGAAGTAAGAGGCTTAGGCCTTGCAGCTAAGCGCGCTCTTGCCTGGCAGTGTCGCGGTGATCTGTTTGCCAGCGCCTTCGATGGAATAGCCGCCTTCAGCGGTAAAGGGCTCGCCCGGCGCGGCGGCGACCAGCTTGGTGGGTGAACCGTCCTTTTCCGTGCGCAGGTTAACCGTTTTGTCGTCACTCATGAAATCGACAAAGATCAGGCTGTTGTCCTTGCAGCGATATTGATGGCTTTCCTTCACTGAAGGCGGCAGTTCCACGGGTGCGGCGTTTGCAAGCCGTTCGGCCATCGGATCGGCGGGGCCGCCGACGACTTCTGGTTCGTCATTGTTGTTGCAGGCGGACAGCAGGCTGAGGGCCATGGCGGAAATCAGGGGGATATAATATTTCATAGCGATCCTTCTATGTGCACTTGGCGACGTAAGCGTCAACGCAAAAGTGCCTAAATTCCGCCAGCCTCTTGTCGTCTTTCATGACGCTTTCGTGACGAAAGGGAATGGAATCGCTACCCTTGCACGGTGCGGACTTGACCAGGCTGGCAGGCACCGCCAATGCAGACATCATGGCCGAGGACAGCAAGACTGAACAGGACGATTTGTCCCAATTGTCGTTTGAGGATGCGCTGCGTGCGCTTGAGACGATCGTACGCCGTTTGGAAAGCGGCGATGTTCCGCTAGATGAATCGATCTCTCTCTACGCGCAGGGCGAGGAACTGCGCAAACGCTGCCTGGAAAGGCTGCAGGCGGCGGAGGCGCGCATCCAGAAGCTGACGATTGATACGACCGGCGCCGTCACGGGCGCTCAGCCGTTCGGCGCCGATTGAGCGCGGTGGTCATGGAGGGGGTCGCCTCTGGCAAGACGCTGATCGCCACCCGCGCCGCTGCGGTCGCTGCCGAAGTGGATCACGCTTTCGATCTGCTGCTATCCGTTCCGGGCGATCCGCGCGCCCGCCTGTATAAGGCGATGCGCTATGCCGCGATCGGCGGCGGCAAAAGATTGCGACCACT is a window of Sphingobium sp. MI1205 DNA encoding:
- a CDS encoding exodeoxyribonuclease VII small subunit; the protein is MAEDSKTEQDDLSQLSFEDALRALETIVRRLESGDVPLDESISLYAQGEELRKRCLERLQAAEARIQKLTIDTTGAVTGAQPFGAD
- a CDS encoding DUF805 domain-containing protein translates to MFILFLLLCFIAIGMVEGVLGLSTTEHWAQRGQWWFDTGYRTRGGPLTGLFGLAMLIPWLAVAVRRLHDTGRSGFWLLIMFVPLIGSLVLLVFFIMSGTRGPNRFGPDPVEAGEPEFARS